A genome region from Candidatus Sericytochromatia bacterium includes the following:
- a CDS encoding alpha/beta hydrolase-fold protein encodes MDRAPFSRLHWAGMVTRRLDSKIRITVDVLAPSTPARARLYLASTLNDWRTDDPAYRFEELEPGRYRLGLDVPRGTTMEYKITRGTWRTVEVDERGQELENRRLAALGTTTVRLDIPHWRDQASARRPARPRSTDVSVVGPLPIPVLGREREVVVYLPPGYHQEPNRRFPVLYMFDGQNLFDPATAFNVEWGVDETCDRLVRSGELAPLIVVGIYNGGEKRLSEQSPWKDARLGADGEGHAFLRWVVGGLKDHIDAHYRTLTGPEHTGVAGSSMGGLTALFAAYRYPLVFGRVAALSPAFWFARSQIFRYIAGMPPPLGARIYLDCGELETARVHPKRDFYRVAHSMVDLLTLQGFKAEDNMRWVSDPRGTHSEACWARRVGPALSWLFPGEGKPKIAPRGTRRLQRPGSV; translated from the coding sequence ATGGACCGAGCCCCCTTCAGCAGGCTACACTGGGCGGGTATGGTCACCCGCCGACTCGATTCCAAAATTCGCATCACGGTGGACGTGCTGGCCCCGTCCACCCCTGCCCGGGCGCGCCTCTATCTGGCCAGCACGCTGAATGACTGGCGCACGGACGACCCGGCCTACCGCTTCGAAGAACTGGAACCGGGACGCTACCGTCTGGGACTCGACGTGCCGCGTGGCACGACCATGGAATACAAGATCACGCGCGGCACCTGGCGCACCGTCGAGGTCGATGAACGGGGCCAGGAACTGGAGAACCGCCGCCTGGCGGCCCTGGGCACCACCACGGTGCGCCTCGACATTCCACACTGGCGCGACCAGGCCAGTGCCCGGCGCCCGGCCCGGCCGCGCAGCACCGATGTGAGCGTGGTGGGCCCCCTGCCGATTCCGGTGCTGGGGCGGGAACGAGAGGTGGTGGTGTACCTGCCACCCGGTTACCATCAAGAGCCGAACCGACGCTTCCCCGTTCTTTATATGTTCGACGGCCAGAACCTGTTCGATCCCGCCACCGCCTTCAACGTGGAGTGGGGGGTCGATGAAACCTGCGATCGCCTCGTCCGCTCCGGTGAGTTGGCGCCCTTGATCGTGGTGGGCATCTACAACGGCGGTGAAAAGCGCCTGAGCGAACAATCCCCCTGGAAAGACGCGCGCCTCGGCGCCGACGGCGAGGGCCACGCTTTTTTGCGCTGGGTGGTCGGAGGGCTGAAGGACCACATCGACGCTCACTACCGCACGCTGACGGGCCCTGAGCACACCGGGGTGGCAGGGTCCTCCATGGGGGGCCTGACCGCCCTGTTCGCCGCCTATCGCTACCCGCTGGTGTTCGGGCGCGTGGCGGCGCTGTCCCCAGCCTTCTGGTTCGCCCGCAGCCAGATCTTCCGCTACATCGCCGGCATGCCGCCGCCCCTCGGCGCCCGGATTTACCTGGATTGCGGCGAACTGGAAACCGCCCGGGTCCACCCCAAACGCGACTTCTACCGGGTCGCCCACTCGATGGTGGATCTGCTGACCCTGCAAGGCTTCAAGGCCGAAGACAACATGCGCTGGGTCAGTGATCCCCGAGGCACCCACAGTGAGGCTTGCTGGGCCCGTCGGGTGGGCCCAGCGCTCAGCTGGCTATTCCCGGGCGAGGGCAAACCGAAAATCGCGCCGCGCGGCACGCGCCGCCTGCAGCGCCCGGGGTCGGTTTAG